A window from Flavobacterium gyeonganense encodes these proteins:
- a CDS encoding endo-1,4-beta-xylanase, with the protein MKDSYKKDFYIGTALDVNQIEEKNAKEDSLIKKQFNAITAENIMKAMFLHPSKDKYDFATSDKFVAYGEKNKMFIHGHTLIWHSQLAPWMAEIKDSTEMKAFMRDHITTIVSKYKGRIDSWDVVNEALNEDGTLRKSVFLKTLGEQYLVDAFKLAAAADPKVDLYYNDYNNEEPAKRKGNINLIKKIKAGGGKIDGVGIQAHWRLESPSIEMIEESILAYSALGLKVAFTELDITVLPNPWDLKGADVNQNFEGSAKMNPYPEKLPDSVQVKLAERYASIFKLFLKHKDKISRVTFWGVYDGQSWLNDWPIKGRTNYPLLFDKDLKPKKAYDSVLKLKEIKK; encoded by the coding sequence TTGAAAGACAGTTATAAAAAAGATTTTTATATCGGTACTGCGTTAGATGTAAATCAGATTGAAGAAAAAAATGCCAAAGAAGATTCTTTAATCAAAAAACAGTTTAATGCTATTACAGCAGAGAATATCATGAAAGCGATGTTTTTGCATCCTTCTAAAGATAAATATGATTTTGCAACGTCTGATAAATTTGTTGCCTATGGAGAAAAGAATAAAATGTTCATACATGGCCATACTCTAATCTGGCATAGTCAATTGGCTCCATGGATGGCTGAAATTAAAGACAGTACAGAAATGAAAGCTTTTATGAGAGACCATATCACAACAATTGTCTCAAAATACAAAGGAAGAATTGATTCCTGGGATGTTGTAAATGAAGCTTTGAACGAAGACGGAACATTAAGAAAATCAGTTTTTTTGAAGACACTTGGAGAGCAATATCTTGTTGATGCTTTTAAACTGGCAGCTGCTGCAGATCCAAAAGTAGATTTGTATTATAATGATTATAATAATGAAGAACCGGCAAAAAGAAAAGGCAATATTAATTTAATTAAAAAAATCAAAGCAGGAGGAGGAAAAATTGATGGAGTAGGAATACAGGCTCACTGGCGATTAGAAAGTCCTTCTATAGAAATGATTGAAGAAAGTATTTTGGCGTATTCTGCTTTGGGCTTAAAAGTTGCTTTTACAGAATTGGATATTACCGTTTTGCCAAACCCTTGGGATTTAAAAGGTGCGGATGTGAACCAAAATTTTGAAGGAAGTGCAAAAATGAATCCTTATCCTGAAAAACTTCCCGATTCTGTTCAGGTGAAACTAGCTGAGCGTTATGCGTCAATCTTTAAATTGTTTTTAAAACATAAAGATAAAATCAGCAGGGTAACATTTTGGGGTGTTTATGATGGACAGTCCTGGTTGAATGACTGGCCAATAAAAGGAAGGACAAATTACCCATTATTATTTGATAAAGATTTAAAACCTAAGAAAGCGTATGATAGCGTATTGAAGTTAAAAGAAATAAAAAAATAA
- a CDS encoding RagB/SusD family nutrient uptake outer membrane protein, with protein MKRYIFKKLIIGSVVLFSFAGCSDILEEKPHDFYEPGYFKTEAGVKQGLTSHYAHLRWIYGQAYYYNSVQTGTDENTYGQQADGNFKDHDLSGVGVINPNSSRADVVWNNSYNDINTASGIIENGAAVGVASSLIAESRFFRAFDYFLLVQNFGGVPLDLGAGELKFNTKPSRSSKRNTVSEVYTKAIFPDLVSAVNDLPVAPRLTGTVTKTVARLFLAKAYLTYAWWLENPNNIPTYPDTPRVDPDGHNAQWYFQKAYDIALDGINNPGSYGLLDYYYDVNLGSNDRNKEVMLYADHTEESEYYNGASLTYGSGGSPDNFAGWMGTFNYTAIRSKNGTTSVSSVQRAADQFLGRPWVRMAPPIEVFTNTFADKTNDSRYDGTFTSVYRGNWNLLGTGLTNVTTLTNANGLSVTPNSAILTFLNDEPGTPITYPTGAGDSGVGGGVLPGRADYVIAPSGINRIVYPGLWKLGPYRTDNAGGLGQPNAGSTRPFPIAKFSEFYFVAAEAAVKGATGSMTARSLINVIRARAGKWRWDNNGNVAKSADNSALLTSTTPAVITINYILAERSREYYGEGYRWYDLIRTQKWNELAGKYSIGGSNYVDHTPQVVTRTIEPHHYLRPIPQGQIDLMEMSAAEKAEYQNPGYN; from the coding sequence ATGAAACGATATATTTTTAAAAAATTAATTATAGGATCAGTAGTATTGTTCTCTTTTGCAGGCTGCTCTGATATTTTAGAAGAAAAACCACACGACTTTTATGAACCAGGGTATTTTAAAACAGAAGCAGGTGTAAAACAGGGATTAACTTCTCATTATGCACATTTACGCTGGATATACGGACAGGCATATTATTATAATTCTGTTCAAACCGGTACAGATGAAAACACTTACGGGCAACAGGCCGACGGAAACTTCAAAGATCATGATTTATCAGGTGTTGGAGTAATAAATCCAAATTCAAGCCGAGCTGATGTAGTTTGGAACAATTCATACAATGATATTAATACTGCCAGCGGAATTATTGAAAATGGTGCAGCAGTAGGTGTAGCAAGCAGTTTAATTGCTGAGTCAAGGTTTTTTAGAGCTTTTGATTACTTTTTATTGGTACAGAATTTTGGAGGTGTACCTTTAGATTTAGGTGCAGGCGAACTGAAATTTAACACTAAGCCTTCTAGGTCGTCTAAACGTAATACGGTATCAGAAGTTTATACTAAAGCTATTTTTCCGGATTTGGTATCAGCTGTAAATGATTTACCTGTTGCACCTAGATTGACAGGTACAGTGACTAAAACAGTAGCTCGTCTATTTTTAGCAAAAGCCTATCTGACATATGCCTGGTGGTTAGAAAATCCAAATAATATCCCAACCTATCCTGATACGCCAAGAGTAGATCCAGATGGACACAATGCTCAATGGTATTTTCAAAAAGCTTACGATATAGCTTTAGACGGAATTAATAATCCTGGTTCATATGGATTATTGGATTATTATTATGATGTTAACTTGGGTTCTAATGACCGTAATAAAGAGGTAATGCTTTACGCAGACCATACTGAAGAAAGTGAATATTACAATGGTGCTAGTCTTACTTACGGAAGTGGAGGTTCACCTGATAATTTTGCAGGATGGATGGGTACATTCAATTACACTGCAATAAGAAGTAAAAATGGAACAACTTCAGTTTCGTCTGTACAAAGAGCTGCTGATCAATTTTTAGGACGTCCGTGGGTAAGAATGGCACCACCTATTGAAGTATTCACCAATACATTTGCAGACAAAACTAATGACTCCAGATATGATGGGACATTTACGTCAGTTTATCGAGGAAATTGGAATTTACTTGGTACGGGACTAACAAATGTAACTACACTTACTAATGCTAATGGATTGTCTGTGACGCCTAATAGTGCAATTTTAACTTTCTTAAATGATGAACCAGGGACACCAATTACATATCCTACAGGAGCAGGTGACAGCGGAGTTGGTGGAGGAGTTTTACCAGGTAGAGCTGATTACGTTATTGCACCATCCGGAATAAACAGAATAGTTTATCCAGGTTTATGGAAGTTAGGGCCATATCGTACTGATAATGCAGGAGGATTAGGGCAGCCAAATGCAGGTAGCACCAGACCTTTTCCGATAGCTAAATTTTCAGAATTCTATTTTGTTGCCGCTGAAGCTGCAGTAAAAGGAGCAACTGGTTCAATGACTGCCAGAAGTCTTATCAATGTAATACGTGCACGTGCCGGAAAATGGCGTTGGGATAATAATGGGAATGTTGCAAAGAGTGCTGACAATAGCGCTTTATTAACCAGTACAACTCCTGCTGTAATTACAATTAATTATATTCTCGCTGAACGTTCTCGTGAGTACTATGGAGAGGGATACCGTTGGTACGACTTAATAAGAACTCAAAAATGGAATGAACTTGCAGGTAAATATTCAATTGGCGGATCAAATTATGTTGATCATACACCACAAGTTGTTACCAGAACTATTGAGCCGCATCATTATTTGCGACCAATTCCTCAGGGACAAATAGATTTGATGGAAATGAGTGCTGCTGAAAAAGCAGAATACCAGAATCCAGGTTACAATTAA
- a CDS encoding SusC/RagA family TonB-linked outer membrane protein, with protein MTNYFVTIKSKHLKCFCFLILMLGLSLHAGAQTKVKGTVSDANGPIPGANVNLKGTKTGVSTGFDGTYSIDVPSNGVLVFSFIGLKSKEVAVNGQNQINVKLEEESGVLKEVVVIGYGTQRKEAVTGSVASIGGKELNEVQSANVTQALQGRLAGVELTQTSTKPGAAMQIRIRGTRSLTGDNDPLIVLDGVPFGGQIGDINPVDIKSVDVLKDASATAIYGSRGANGVILITTNKGRKNQSATFTYNGFTGIKQIFGQYDMMDGAKFAALRDYSGRFTDGVDESRDTNINWQDSLYGSGEMISHDVSVSGGTESGSYNAGLGYYKEESVLPGQKYERFSLRGGLDQQIGKIFRVGFTTNSNYSVTNGDNIGTGTILGTSPLANPYNPDGSLKRTVKMANDENWVYTRNTIEGLGDSYVNQTRAFSSYNNIFAELKIPGVEGLKYRMNGGLNFRTSNSGYYEGYGVFDVNPTTISNASIGNSLATQWLIENLLTYDKTFANKHTINFVGLYSNEQRTSNSSLIRRNGITSDAFQFYNLGQSEEEAVINPADQDYTQWGLTSYMARLMYSYDNKYFISGTVRSDGSSRLAPGNKWFTYPAVSVGWTVSNESFMKNISWANLVKLRAGYGTTSNQAVAPYSTLGALGTRPYNFGSTNSTGVYVTQAPNPNLGWEFSTTWNYGLDFGFFNNRLSGTIEYYKTHTTDVLQSVNLPPTGGVSNYIGNVGETENKGFEIALNGVILDNPKGLSWTVGFNLYANDNKLVKLASGATRDEGNSWFVGHNINSIYDYQKVGIWQEGDPYMSIYEPGPTGINQQGTVVGSIKVKYTGDFNPDGSPTRAINASDRQIIDTDPDFQGGFNTNLTYKGFDFSAVGAFRSGGVLISTLYGGASYLNLLDGRRSNVDVDYWTPDNRDAEFPNPRGIRSGDNPKYMSTMGYFDASYVKIRALTLGYTLDQQFMRDLGIQKLRLYVTAQNPFVLFSPYHKMSGMDPETNSLGDENQAVASYNRRFLVIGTNTPTTRNYLFGLNLTF; from the coding sequence ATGACTAACTATTTTGTTACAATTAAATCGAAGCATTTAAAATGCTTTTGTTTTTTGATCTTAATGCTTGGCTTATCACTCCATGCGGGTGCGCAAACGAAAGTCAAAGGGACAGTATCGGATGCAAATGGCCCTATTCCAGGGGCTAATGTAAATTTAAAAGGTACTAAAACTGGCGTAAGTACAGGTTTTGATGGTACTTACTCTATCGATGTTCCTTCAAACGGAGTACTTGTTTTTAGCTTTATCGGTTTAAAAAGCAAAGAAGTAGCTGTAAATGGCCAAAACCAAATCAACGTAAAGCTTGAAGAAGAGTCAGGCGTTTTAAAAGAAGTTGTGGTTATTGGATACGGTACACAAAGAAAAGAAGCGGTAACCGGATCTGTAGCTTCAATTGGAGGGAAAGAATTAAATGAGGTACAATCTGCCAACGTAACACAGGCATTACAGGGTCGACTTGCAGGTGTTGAGCTAACACAAACTTCAACAAAACCGGGAGCAGCTATGCAGATTCGTATACGTGGAACAAGATCTCTTACAGGGGATAATGATCCGTTAATTGTACTGGATGGAGTTCCATTTGGCGGACAAATTGGAGACATCAATCCAGTGGATATTAAGTCTGTTGATGTTTTAAAAGATGCATCTGCAACTGCAATTTATGGTTCCAGAGGTGCAAATGGAGTTATATTGATTACAACCAATAAAGGGCGTAAAAATCAAAGTGCTACATTTACTTACAATGGGTTTACAGGTATTAAGCAGATTTTTGGTCAATATGATATGATGGACGGTGCAAAATTTGCAGCATTGCGTGATTATTCTGGTCGTTTCACTGATGGGGTTGATGAATCAAGAGATACTAATATAAACTGGCAGGATTCTCTTTATGGTTCTGGCGAAATGATTAGTCATGATGTGAGTGTTTCAGGAGGTACAGAGAGCGGTAGCTATAATGCAGGTTTAGGATATTATAAAGAAGAGTCTGTTTTGCCAGGCCAAAAGTATGAACGTTTCAGTCTTAGAGGCGGGCTAGATCAGCAAATTGGGAAAATTTTCCGTGTAGGATTTACTACTAATAGTAATTATAGTGTCACAAATGGTGATAATATTGGTACAGGTACTATCTTAGGTACTTCTCCTTTAGCAAATCCATATAATCCAGACGGATCTTTGAAAAGGACAGTTAAAATGGCAAATGATGAAAATTGGGTGTATACAAGAAATACTATAGAAGGTTTAGGAGATTCTTATGTAAACCAAACCAGAGCTTTTAGCTCTTATAATAATATTTTTGCAGAGCTAAAAATACCTGGAGTTGAAGGTTTAAAATATCGCATGAATGGTGGTTTGAACTTTCGTACATCTAATAGTGGATATTATGAGGGATATGGAGTGTTTGATGTAAATCCAACAACTATTTCAAATGCTTCTATCGGTAATTCACTTGCAACACAATGGCTTATTGAGAACTTGTTAACTTATGATAAAACTTTTGCTAATAAACATACTATTAATTTTGTTGGGTTGTATTCAAATGAACAGCGTACAAGTAATAGTTCTCTTATAAGAAGAAATGGAATTACTTCTGATGCATTTCAGTTTTACAACTTAGGACAGAGTGAAGAAGAAGCAGTTATAAATCCGGCAGATCAGGATTATACACAATGGGGATTAACTTCTTATATGGCCAGATTGATGTATTCATATGATAATAAATATTTTATTTCGGGAACAGTTCGTTCTGATGGTTCATCAAGATTAGCGCCTGGCAATAAATGGTTTACCTATCCGGCAGTATCTGTAGGATGGACAGTTTCAAATGAATCTTTTATGAAAAATATTTCATGGGCTAATTTAGTAAAATTGCGTGCCGGTTATGGTACAACTTCTAATCAGGCAGTAGCTCCATATTCTACTTTAGGAGCTTTAGGTACAAGACCTTACAATTTTGGAAGTACAAACTCTACAGGAGTGTATGTTACTCAGGCACCTAATCCTAATTTAGGTTGGGAATTTTCTACCACATGGAATTATGGATTAGATTTTGGATTCTTTAATAATCGTTTATCTGGTACAATTGAATATTATAAAACACATACTACCGATGTTCTGCAAAGTGTTAATCTACCACCAACAGGAGGTGTAAGTAATTATATTGGAAATGTTGGAGAGACTGAAAATAAAGGTTTTGAAATAGCATTAAACGGAGTAATCCTTGATAATCCAAAAGGATTGAGCTGGACGGTTGGTTTTAACTTATATGCTAACGATAATAAATTAGTCAAACTGGCTTCAGGAGCTACAAGAGATGAAGGAAACTCTTGGTTTGTTGGTCATAATATCAATTCTATTTATGATTACCAAAAAGTGGGTATCTGGCAGGAAGGAGATCCTTATATGTCAATCTATGAGCCTGGACCAACAGGTATTAATCAGCAAGGAACAGTAGTAGGGTCCATTAAAGTAAAATATACAGGTGATTTTAATCCAGATGGTTCGCCAACACGTGCAATTAATGCAAGTGATAGACAAATTATAGATACTGACCCGGATTTCCAGGGAGGTTTCAATACAAATTTAACCTACAAAGGGTTCGATTTTTCTGCTGTAGGAGCATTTAGAAGTGGTGGTGTCTTGATAAGTACACTTTATGGAGGAGCAAGTTATCTTAATCTTCTTGATGGTCGTAGAAGTAATGTTGATGTAGATTACTGGACACCGGATAACAGAGACGCTGAATTTCCTAATCCAAGAGGTATTAGAAGCGGTGATAATCCAAAATATATGTCAACAATGGGGTATTTTGACGCATCGTATGTGAAAATCAGAGCACTAACATTAGGTTACACGTTAGATCAGCAGTTTATGAGAGATTTAGGAATTCAGAAGCTTAGACTTTATGTAACGGCACAAAACCCTTTTGTACTTTTTTCTCCTTACCATAAAATGTCTGGAATGGATCCGGAAACAAACTCATTAGGTGATGAAAATCAGGCTGTAGCTTCATACAATAGAAGGTTTTTGGTTATTGGAACCAATACACCTACTACCAGAAATTATTTATTCGGACTTAACTTAACATTTTAA
- a CDS encoding sialate O-acetylesterase — translation MKLITKFFAFAILFSIAQKGYSQDPDFHVYLSFGQSNMEGYAKIEAQDKVGIDDRFQVLAAVDCPETGRKIGNWYTAVPPLCRCNTGLTPVDYFGRNLIANLPKKVKVGVINVAVGGCKIELFDKNKSAEYIATAPDWMKGMIKEYDGNPYARLVEMAKIAQKKGVIKGILLHQGESNTGDTLWPKKVKIVYDNLMKDLNLDPKKVPLLSGETVNEDQNGKCGSMNKIIATLPKTISNSYVISSKGCTVEPDFLHFNASGYRELGKRYAQKMLSLLGYQFSDKGISLRIQAPVGFDQLNADIPAGKIETITYESKTVGSIRKATVYTPPGFNKKKKYPVLYLLHGIGGDEKEWLNGGNPQIILDNLYAEGTIEHMIVVMPNGRAMKDDSAIGNIMAPDKVQAFATFEKDLLNDLIPFIEKKYPVLKDREHRAIAGLSMGGGQSLNFGLGNLDKFAWVGAFSAAPNTKIPKELLSDPEEAKEIKIALDFLWR, via the coding sequence ATGAAATTAATAACTAAATTTTTTGCATTTGCTATCCTTTTTTCAATAGCACAAAAAGGATACTCTCAGGATCCTGATTTTCATGTTTACTTAAGTTTTGGACAGTCGAATATGGAAGGATATGCTAAAATAGAAGCTCAGGACAAAGTAGGAATTGACGACAGGTTTCAGGTTTTGGCAGCTGTAGACTGTCCAGAGACAGGACGTAAAATAGGGAACTGGTATACCGCAGTTCCACCTTTATGCCGATGTAATACCGGACTAACGCCTGTTGATTATTTTGGAAGAAACCTGATTGCTAATCTTCCTAAAAAAGTAAAAGTAGGTGTTATCAATGTAGCAGTTGGAGGTTGTAAAATTGAGCTTTTTGATAAAAATAAGTCAGCAGAATACATTGCAACAGCACCTGACTGGATGAAGGGCATGATTAAGGAATACGACGGAAATCCTTATGCAAGGCTGGTTGAGATGGCAAAAATAGCGCAAAAAAAGGGTGTTATTAAAGGTATTTTACTACATCAGGGAGAATCTAATACCGGTGATACACTTTGGCCTAAAAAAGTAAAAATTGTCTATGATAATTTGATGAAAGATCTGAATCTGGATCCGAAAAAAGTGCCGCTTCTTTCTGGTGAGACGGTAAATGAAGACCAGAATGGTAAATGTGGAAGCATGAATAAAATTATTGCAACACTGCCAAAAACAATATCGAATTCTTATGTAATTTCATCTAAAGGTTGTACAGTAGAACCTGATTTTTTACATTTTAATGCTTCAGGTTACAGAGAATTAGGAAAACGCTATGCTCAGAAAATGCTTTCTTTGTTGGGATATCAATTCTCTGATAAAGGTATTTCTTTAAGAATACAGGCTCCTGTTGGTTTTGATCAGTTGAATGCAGACATACCCGCCGGAAAAATAGAGACCATTACTTATGAATCTAAAACCGTGGGTTCAATCCGAAAAGCTACCGTTTATACACCACCGGGATTCAATAAAAAGAAAAAATATCCTGTATTATATCTTTTGCACGGAATAGGAGGCGATGAAAAAGAGTGGCTTAACGGCGGTAATCCGCAGATTATTCTCGATAACCTTTACGCAGAAGGGACCATAGAACATATGATAGTAGTGATGCCAAATGGCAGGGCAATGAAAGACGATAGTGCTATAGGTAATATAATGGCTCCGGATAAAGTACAGGCATTTGCAACTTTCGAAAAAGATTTATTAAATGACCTAATTCCTTTTATTGAAAAAAAATATCCGGTTCTCAAAGATAGAGAACATCGCGCTATTGCAGGATTGTCAATGGGAGGCGGTCAATCCCTGAATTTCGGATTAGGTAATTTAGATAAATTTGCATGGGTTGGCGCATTTTCTGCTGCTCCAAATACCAAAATCCCTAAAGAGCTTCTTTCTGATCCTGAAGAAGCAAAAGAAATTAAAATTGCTCTGGATTTCCTGTGGAGATAA
- a CDS encoding SGNH/GDSL hydrolase family protein — translation MKKRQIISILALVNLLIFIVSCKPNQVTAKRTDKNWVGTWATAQMLVEPNNMPPEPGLAENTIRQIIRVSIGGKQQRMRFSNLFSDQPTVLKSVSVANVVTAPEIDPATQKILSFNGNPEITMNPEQEVFSDVFDFDLKPGQLLAITIHYGAASHKTSGHPGSRTTSYILQGDNIANATFSGAIKTDHWYSIMGVDVNNDSAANIVCLGNSITDGRGSGTNKQNRWTDILSARLLANKKTDHIGVLNLGIGGNCVVKGGLGPTALNRFDRDVLSQKGTKWLMILEGVNDIGGIKNAEDAPLKAQELIEAYKVMIDKAHAKGIKVYGCTILPFQKSFYDAPYRQEARDIVNEWIRNSNAFDAVIDFDKAMASGMGSKTILSDMHDGDFLHPNESGYLRMGEAVDLDLFK, via the coding sequence ATGAAAAAAAGACAAATAATATCGATTCTGGCCTTAGTAAATCTGCTCATTTTTATTGTTAGTTGTAAACCTAATCAAGTAACAGCGAAAAGAACGGATAAAAATTGGGTAGGCACCTGGGCAACAGCACAAATGCTGGTAGAGCCTAACAACATGCCTCCAGAACCTGGTCTGGCAGAAAATACGATTCGACAGATTATCAGGGTTTCAATAGGAGGAAAGCAGCAGCGTATGCGTTTCTCTAATTTATTTAGTGATCAGCCAACTGTTTTAAAATCGGTAAGTGTTGCAAATGTGGTTACTGCTCCTGAGATCGATCCGGCAACACAAAAAATATTAAGTTTCAACGGAAATCCTGAAATAACAATGAATCCCGAACAGGAAGTTTTTTCAGATGTTTTTGATTTTGATTTAAAACCGGGACAGCTTTTAGCCATTACCATTCATTATGGAGCTGCATCCCATAAAACATCAGGCCATCCGGGCTCCAGGACAACTTCTTATATTTTACAGGGTGATAACATTGCCAATGCAACTTTTTCAGGTGCGATAAAAACGGATCACTGGTACTCTATTATGGGAGTAGATGTTAATAATGACAGCGCTGCCAATATTGTATGCCTTGGAAATTCTATTACTGATGGGCGCGGATCAGGAACAAACAAACAAAACAGATGGACGGACATCTTATCTGCCAGATTACTTGCCAACAAAAAAACAGATCACATAGGGGTTTTGAATTTAGGAATAGGAGGAAATTGTGTGGTTAAAGGCGGATTAGGCCCAACGGCGCTGAATCGTTTTGACAGGGATGTATTATCTCAAAAAGGCACAAAATGGTTAATGATTCTTGAAGGCGTGAATGATATTGGAGGAATTAAAAACGCTGAAGATGCTCCTCTTAAAGCTCAGGAACTGATCGAAGCTTATAAAGTAATGATTGATAAAGCACATGCCAAAGGAATAAAAGTATATGGATGTACTATTTTACCTTTTCAGAAATCGTTTTATGACGCCCCTTACAGACAGGAAGCAAGAGATATTGTAAACGAATGGATTCGAAATAGTAATGCCTTTGATGCTGTAATTGATTTTGATAAGGCAATGGCTTCAGGAATGGGCTCCAAAACTATTTTATCAGACATGCATGACGGCGACTTTTTGCATCCAAACGAATCAGGTTATCTTAGGATGGGAGAAGCAGTCGATCTGGATTTATTTAAATAA